The genomic window GTCTCATAATAGAACACACATTAAGCTGTCCGTTTAGCGCTTCAATATTGGAGAAGGAAAGCATACGACGAATCAATACAATTATGAGACCCTTAATAATTATAAGAACCTTATTGGGAAAGATTAACCATGTTTAAAAAACAACACGGGTATTTTGAGAGGCACAGAGGTCTCGTAATATGTCCAATGATCAATTTACCTGATGATTGCGGCAAATATGCGATTTAATAGATTTGTAAGAGAGACAGGAAGATCCCTTTTCAAGGAGACTGGCTGATTATAATAGCACTTTACAGGAACAAATCAATACAAATTGGTTATGCTTTAGGGATGTGATCAACAATGATTAAAAAAAACAAGAATATTATACCCATCCAAAAAAATAAATGGGCTAAACGATCCCAGTGTTTATATTTATTAATGGGAAAATTTGGAAATATTTTATTGACCCCGAAAGGTATTAAAAAACCCTTATAGAATTTGTCGAAAATCGTCTTGCTCTGGTATTTTACTGGCTATTATTCCACTACACATACCAGAAAGAACAAAGCATAATAGAAAACATACCAATAACCAAAAAGGGCTACTGCTATTCTGAAATATAATAAACTTGCCCGCAATCATGCTTATGATACAAGTACCTATGAAAAATTTGTAATAATCCATCAAAAGTTTAAGTCTATCCATTTCATCCATTCCTTTGTAAATAATTTGCTCAGGTAAACAGACAACGTTTATTCTTTATTATAAATGAACTAACGTAGTTATGAAAGAACTGCAAGATCATATTAATCTATCGGGCATACCTTTTCAATCGTTAACTTTTTAGTAGTGTACTTCTAAAGTGTACCTGAAGTTCAATAACCATAAACAATAATAGCCTGGTATGCCCTTGCTGACATACCAGGCTATTCTGCAAACTCCCTCATATCGTTTTACACCCCTTTCCCCAAAGATTTCCGATGCCTTTATCAGTATTCGATTTTTACCAAGGTACCTTGGATTACTTGCCTAAGAATACTCAGGAGATAAATTACCTTGTATACCTTATAAATACTGAGAATGAAGAGACTATCACACAACGTAAAGGCATGGGAAAAGACCGGTGAACAGCCTATAATTTTCTTGCAATAAATTGAAAAATAATTACAATTATCTATATTCTACAGAATCGGAGTTGAAGAAACTGTAACACTTTAGTTTTTTGAAAAGGTAGGGGCGAAGCATTTGCCAGCTTGGGGTATAAATACATTTATGCCAATTCATGGCAAATGCTTCGCCCCTACACAGTGCGGTATTGTAATTTTTCAAAAAACTAAAGCGTTACAAGAAACACAGGAACATGCGGCATCTTATAATGATTGATTTGGATTCACGATAAGGAGATAGTGTTTGTCTGAAAAAACCGTGGCAGAACTTGAGAATTTAATCCTGGAGATTGAACACCAAATTGAGGATTTGCAAAGCGCTTCCTCAAATGACCACCTTGACCGGGGCACAGAGATACAGCATTTGAGGGAAAGGCGGGAACGCCTTCAGGTGAGACTATGCACGAAATTAACTCCTTACGATATTGTCAAGCTCGCCCGGCATCCCTTGCGGCCCCTTTCCGCAGATTATGTTAATATGATGATTGATGATTTCGTCGAACTGCACGGCGATAAACGTTTCGGAGACGACAAGGCGATGATCTGCGGGTTGGGAAAAATCGGGAAGGAAAGGATTTTATTTATCGGACAGCAGAAAGGCAAGAGCACGAAGGAACGGATTGCATGTAATTTTGGGATGCCGAATCCTGAAGGTTACAGAAAGGCGTTACAAAAGATGAAGCTTGCAGAAAAATTTCATCTGCCCGTCGTCACCCTTATCGACACACCGGGCGCGAATCCCGATATTGGCGCAGAGGAACGGGGACAGGCCCATGCAATTGCAGAAAATATTTATGAGATGTGCCGTTTGAAAACCCCGATTATCAATATCGTTATCGGCGAAGGTGGGAGTGGCGGCGCTTTAGGGATTGGGATTGGCGACAAATTTGCCATTTTGGAATATGCTTATTACTCTGTCATCTCACCGGAAGGCTGCGCAGCAATCTTGTGGAAAAATGCTGAAAATGCCCCGGCGTCGGCTATGGCATTGCAGCTTACCGCAAAGGACCTCTTGCGCTTTGGCGTGGTTGACGAAGTTATCCCTGAGCCACTCGGCGCAGCGCACAAAAACCCTAAGGCTATGGCCGACATTCTTAAGACGCAAATAACGAAATATTTGGCAGAATTGAAGGGCGTTCCTATGAACGATCTTATAGCAAATCGGTATGCGAGATACCGAAAGGTTGGTAAATATCGGGAAGAATAAGAAGCAACGTCTTGCATCATAACCCGAATGAGTCTGATGGGCGCCAAAGGTGGCGCAGCGTTACAATCTTTCCTAAAATCCTGCATGAAGTGGCATGCGACACTCCACAAAAACGATTTTACCGGCAAGGTAAAAATTCATCTCTCAAGGATGCGAAACCGGCGCTTCCCCGTCCGAGCTCTTTCCGGATAATTTATTCAAAAGATCCCGCACCTTTTTCATATCCTCCCAGACCTTTGCCTTGTCATTGGGATTCCTCAGGAGATAGGCAGGATGGAAGGTGACCATCATGGGGGTGCCCTTGTAATCGTGGAATCTTCCCCGTAAAGTGCCTACGGGGGCCCTGGTATTGAGTAACGTCTGCGCGGCAAAAGTGCCCAGGGCGCACAAGACCTTTGGCTGGATAATCCCGATCTGTTTCAGGAGATAGGGTATGCAGAGGGCAATTTCATCCGGGAGGGGATTGCGGTTTCCCGGCGGGCGGCACTTCAGGACGTTGGCAATATACACGTCGCTGCGCTTCAGGCCAATGGCCTCAATAATTTTGGTGAGTAATTGTCCTGCGCGTCCAACAAAGGGTTCGCCCTGAAGATCTTCGTCGCGTCCTGGCGCCTCGCCCACGAACATCAAGGTTGCCCGGGGATTACCTGCGCCAAAAACAAGATTGGTGCGCGTCTTACCCAGGGGGCATTGGTGGCAAGCCTGCATTTCATTCCTCAGCGCTTCCAGGTTCTGCACCTGTCCTTCTCCCCCGGTCGCGGAAGTTTGAGTGCTGCGTTGCCTGGAGGTGTTCCGGGACAAATACCCGTCAGTTCCTTCCGCCAGCTTGCAAACTGGTCCGCCGCTATCAGGGTTTTTCAGGGGCTGCTTCTCAGGGGAGGGGTGGCGCGGCTGCGGTTCACTTGGCTCGTTTGGCCGGGAAAGGGTAATGGTGTCGATTCCCCACCCCTTTTCCATTTCCGTCCGGGTTCTCACCGCACGAAGTATGGATCGTAACTCTTTTTTTATTTCATCTGCAGACATGGTAATAGTCCGACATGGTTTCCTGTGAGTATTGCCGAACACCTCTTCCTTTTGATCCGGTTTTTCACAACTCCCTTGGCGCTCCTTTGTAAAAGGGGATGTGGTTGTGGTTTATGGTGACGGGTTGTTATCAGTCTGAGGCGCCGCCTTTATTTTACAGGAAGGCCTTCTCTAATTCTCCAAGAATGAGTTGCTGCACTTCGGCAATAGTGCCTTGTATTTCACAGCCGGCGGCATACTTATGGCCGCCGCCGCCAAACTTTTTTGCAACGTCGTTTACATTAAACCCATTTCTGCTTCTGAAACTTGCCTTAATCCAGTTGGGTTTTGTCATCTCACGGAGCAGCACCCCAACGGTCACCCCCTCGATTGACACGGGAATGTCGGCAAATTCCTGCGTGTCGATAGCGTTGATCTTCGCCTTCTCCAGCATCTCTTTTGTCAGCCAGATGACGGCAATCCGGTTCCCGGCGTGGAGGCCGACCGTGTTGAGCACCCGGGCGCGCAACTGGATCAGGGGAAAACTATTCGTGTTGTAAACATTTTTCGAAATTTCTTCATGCCGTGCACCGCGTT from Candidatus Brocadia sp. includes these protein-coding regions:
- a CDS encoding acetyl-CoA carboxylase carboxyltransferase subunit alpha encodes the protein MSEKTVAELENLILEIEHQIEDLQSASSNDHLDRGTEIQHLRERRERLQVRLCTKLTPYDIVKLARHPLRPLSADYVNMMIDDFVELHGDKRFGDDKAMICGLGKIGKERILFIGQQKGKSTKERIACNFGMPNPEGYRKALQKMKLAEKFHLPVVTLIDTPGANPDIGAEERGQAHAIAENIYEMCRLKTPIINIVIGEGGSGGALGIGIGDKFAILEYAYYSVISPEGCAAILWKNAENAPASAMALQLTAKDLLRFGVVDEVIPEPLGAAHKNPKAMADILKTQITKYLAELKGVPMNDLIANRYARYRKVGKYREE
- a CDS encoding uracil-DNA glycosylase, with the protein product MSADEIKKELRSILRAVRTRTEMEKGWGIDTITLSRPNEPSEPQPRHPSPEKQPLKNPDSGGPVCKLAEGTDGYLSRNTSRQRSTQTSATGGEGQVQNLEALRNEMQACHQCPLGKTRTNLVFGAGNPRATLMFVGEAPGRDEDLQGEPFVGRAGQLLTKIIEAIGLKRSDVYIANVLKCRPPGNRNPLPDEIALCIPYLLKQIGIIQPKVLCALGTFAAQTLLNTRAPVGTLRGRFHDYKGTPMMVTFHPAYLLRNPNDKAKVWEDMKKVRDLLNKLSGKSSDGEAPVSHP